From a region of the Sesamum indicum cultivar Zhongzhi No. 13 linkage group LG3, S_indicum_v1.0, whole genome shotgun sequence genome:
- the LOC105157290 gene encoding cytochrome P450 71A1 gives MEAKIWSACLSLLVFVYVLAKILRRRKLNLPPGPKPWPVIGNLNLIGSLPHKSLHELSQKYGPLMHLQFGSCPVVVGSSVEMAKVILKTMDVNFSSRPRTAAGKYTTYNYSDITWSPYGPYLKQARKMCLTELFSNKRLESYEYIRVEEINSMLKSLYKSSGQPIFLKDYLSTVTLSVISRMVLGKKYLDKDNENAVVSLDEFKKMLDELIYLNGVINVGDVIPWLSFFDLQGYVKRMKIVSKKLDRFLEHVLDEHQERRRKVEGYVSRDMVDVLLEQAEDPTLEVKMERHNVKALTQDLLAGGTESSAVTVEWAISELLKKPEIFKKATEEIDRVIGQNRWVQEKDMPNLPYVEAIVKETMRLHPVAPLLMPRLVREDCKVAGYDIKKGTQVFVNTWTIGTDPSLWENPTDFCPERFIEKAIDAKGHDFQFLPFGSGRRMCPAYSLGMRVISSSLANLLHGFNWKLPNKMRPEDLNMEEIFGLSTPRKFPLAAVAEPRLPPEVYNL, from the exons ATGGAAGCCAAAATTTGGTCTGCATGTCTTTCGTTGCTCGTATTCGTTTATGTTCTAGCGAAAATACTCCGACGTAGAAAACTGAACTTGCCGCCCGGCCCGAAACCCTGGCCCGTGATAGGGAACCTAAACCTCATAGGCTCTCTCCCACACAAATCCTTACACGAACTCTCCCAGAAATACGGGCCCTTAATGCACCTCCAATTCGGGTCCTGCCCCGTGGTGGTGGGCTCCTCCGTGGAAATGGCCAAGGTCATCCTGAAAACGATGGATGTTAACTTCTCCTCACGGCCGAGAACTGCCGCCGGGAAGTACACCACCTATAACTATTCGGACATCACGTGGTCGCCCTACGGCCCGTATTTGAAACAGGCCCGGAAAATGTGCTTGACGGAGCTTTTCAGCAATAAGAGGCTTGAATCCTACGAGTACATCCGGGTCGAGGAAATCAACTCTATGCTAAAAAGCCTGTACAAATCCTCGGGTCAACCCATTTTTCTGAAGGATTATCTGTCGACAGTGACCCTGAGCGTGATCAGCCGCATGGTTCTGGGGAAGAAGTACCTGGACAAAGACAATGAGAACGCGGTGGTTTCGCTGGACGAGTTCAAGAAAATGCTGGACGAGCTGATTTATCTGAATGGGGTGATCAACGTGGGGGATGTGATTCCCTGGCTCAGTTTCTTCGATTTGCAGGGGTATGTGAAGAGGATGAAGATTGTTAGCAAGAAACTTGACAGGTTTTTGGAACATGTTCTCGATGAGCATCAGGAGAGGAGGAGGAAAGTCGAGGGGTATGTGAGCAGAGATATGGTGGATGTTCTGCTCGAGCAGGCGGAGGATCCGACTTTGGAGGTCAAGATGGAAAGGCATAATGTCAAGGCGTTAACTCAG GACTTGCTAGCTGGTGGAACTGAAAGCTCAGCAGTGACAGTGGAGTGGGCAATCTCAGAACTCCTAAAGAAGCCTGAAATTTTCAAGAAGGCAACCGAAGAGATTGACCGTGTCATCGGACAAAATAGGTGGGTTCAAGAAAAGGATATGCCTAACCTCCCTTACGTAGAGGCCATTGTCAAGGAAACCATGAGGCTCCATCCAGTCGCACCACTTCTCATGCCTAGACTCGTGCGTGAAGATTGCaag GTAGCTGGATATGATATCAAAAAGGGGACCCAAGTATTTGTGAACACATGGACGATTGGGACAGATCCATCACTATGGGAAAACCCCACAGATTTTTGTCCCGAGAGATTTATCGAAAAGGCGATCGACGCCAAGGGACATGACTTTCAATTCTTGCCATTCGGGTCGGGCCGAAGAATGTGCCCAGCCTACAGTTTGGGCATGAGAGTGATTAGTTCGAGTCTGGCTAACCTCCTTCATGGGTTCAACTGGAAGCTACCGAATAAAATGCGACCTGAAGATTTGAACATGGAGGAAATTTTCGGGCTTTCAACTCCGAGAAAGTTCCCTCTTGCTGCTGTGGCAGAGCCCAGGCTGCCACCTGAGGTTTATAACCTTTGA